The Streptomyces nigra genome includes the window CATGGCGTAACCGTCAAACGCATTTTTGATGGTCAGCAACCGCTGACGTCAGGCCGACGCCGCCATCTGGACCGACACGCAGACCGCTGGCCCCCAGACCTTCCGGACCACCACCTCGAGTATCCTAACTCCCAAAAGCCATTTGACAGGTTAGATGAACGGTGTTCCACTGGGAGCACCAGCGAACTCGCTTTTTAGGGGTTAGAAAATGAGCGTCGTACACCACCGCACCACCGCCGTCGACGGGCTGGACGTCTTCTACCGGGAGGCGGGCAACCCCCACGCGCCCGCGATCGTCCTGCTGCACGGCTTCCCGACCAGCTCCCACATGTTCCGGAACCTGATTCCGAAGCTTGCCGACACCCATCGCGTCATCGCCCCCGACATGGTCGGATTCGGCCAGTCGGCCATGCCGAAGGTCGATGAGTTCGACTACACCTTCGACCGGCTCACCGACGTGACCGCAGCGCTGCTGCAGCAGCTCGGGGTGGAGCGCTATGCCGTCTACGTGCAGGACTACGGCGCACCCCTGGCCTGGAGGCTGGCCGCCCGTTCCCCGGAGAGCATCACCGGCATCATCACTCAGAACGGCAACGCCTACACGGACGGGTTCGTGAGTCCCTTCTGGGACGGCCTGTTCGCCTACGCGGACAACCCGACCGACGAGACCGAAGCTCCCCTGCGCGGCGCTCTCACCCTCGCTATGACGCGCTGGCAGTACGTGAACGGCGTCAAGGACACCTCACTCGTCAGCCCCGACAGCTGGACCGTCGACCAGGCACTGCTCGACCGGCCCGGCAACGACGCCATCCAGCTGGCACTGTTCCGGGACTATGCGTCGAACGTCGCTCTGTACCCGCACGTGCACGAGTACTTCCGCACCAGCCAGGTGCCACTGCTCGCCGTGTGGGGCGCCAACGACGAGATCTTCGGACCGGACGGAGCCCGCGCCTTCAGGCGCGATCTGCCCGATGCCGAGATCCACCTTCTCGAGTCCGGGCACTTCGCCCTCGAGAGCCATCTGGAGGAGATCGCCGGTCACATCCGCGGCTTCCTCGCCCGCATCCCCGCGTGACCGCACCCCTCCCCAGATCGAGACCCGCCCTTCATGAGCAGGCACATCCCCCCGACCAATCCAGGACCTCACATGCTTCACCTACAGCGCTCCTTCGACCCCACCCCCCGTTCCGTCGCACAGGCCCGAGGATTCGTCGGATCCGCCGTCGCATGCCACCTCGACCCCTCACGTTCCGACGACCTACGCATCTGCGTCTCCGAACTCGCAAGCAATGCCCTGATCCACGCCGAAACCAGCTTCACCGTGCGGATCTGCATCGACCGGCACGGCTGCGTCCGGCTCGAGGTCCACGATCAGGACCGGAACCGGCCCCAGGCAACGGCAGCCCTGCCCCGCGACCGGCGGGCGACCACCGGGCGAGGCATGTTCATCGTCGAGCGACTGGCAGATGACTGGGGGGTCGAGCTGTCTGCGACCGGCGGCAAATGCGTCTGGTCGCAGTTCGCCGGCCGGCAGGCCACGGGCGCTCACAACGCTTGTGGCACACCCTCACCGGCCCGGCCGGCACCGCTACCCGCTGGGGCCGGCGCGCCACTCCTCCCCCACCCCGTGAGGGCGGCCGTCTCTTCGGCTGCGCTCCGAGCATCACGAGCGGAACCGGGACAGTGACCAGTGACCATCCGGGCCAGCCAGTGGCGGATGCGAGCGCGGCCGGCTCCGGGCGAGGCTGAAGTGTGAGCACCGGGATCATCCTCCGCGCGACAGGGCCAGCCGCAGCGGGGACCGGCGCCGCAGCTCACCACCCGACCACCTCCTCATCGCTGGACGGTAGCTATGAATATCGGCAACGACGTCATGAAGGCAGACGTGCTGGTCATCGGATTCGGAAAGGGAGGAAAGGCGGTTGCCGCCAAGATGGGGGCGCTCGGCAAGACCGTCGTTCTGGTCGAGCGTTCGGAGCACATGTACGGAGGCACCTGCCCCAACGTCGGCTGCGTCCCCACGAAGGCCCTCGTGCACCAGGCCAACAAGCGGCGGCCCGAGGACTCGCTTCAGGACTGGTACGAGCGCTCGGTCGGCGAAGTACAAGCCCTGACCTCTCTCTTCCGGGCCGGCAACTACGAGGGCCTCAACGGCATGGACACCGTGCGCGTCGTCACGGGCAACGCCAGGTTCGAGGACTCCCACACCGTCACCGTCACCGGCTCGGACGGTCCCCTGACCATCACAGGCGACGTCATCCTGATCAACACCGGCTCCGAACCGGTGGTCCCCGACATCCCCGGCCTGCAGGGCAGTTCTCGGATGGCGACGAGCACCCAGCTCATCGAGAGCAGCACGCTGCCCAGGCGGCTCGCCATCATCGGCGGCGGATATCTGGGCCTGGAGTTCGCCTCTATCTACCGCCGGTTCGGATCCGAGGTCACCGTGCTCGAAGCAGGGGCCGACATCCTGCGGCGGGAAGACGGCGATGTCGCCGGAGCGGTGAAATCCATCCTCAGCGAGGACGGGGTCCGTCTGGTCACCGGGGCGCGTGTCCTGGAGGTCATCGATGATCCGGCAGAGGCCGTCGTCGTCTACGAACAGGACGGCACCAAGCGCCGTGTCGAGGCCGATGCCGTCCTGATCGCCGCGGGGCGCCGCCCGGTCACTGCGGAGCTGAACCTGGAAGCCGCCGGCGTGGACGTGTCCCCCACAGGAGGGGTGGAGGTCGACCGGCACCTGCGCTCCAGCCAGCCGCACATCTTCGCTCTCGGCGACGTCAACGGCGGACCGCAGTTCACCTACATCTCGCTCGACGACAGTCGCATCGTCCTGGATCAGCTCACCGGCGACGGCACCCGCAGCACCGACGACCGTGTGGCCGTTCCACACACCTTGTTCATCACACCGCCCCTGGCAACCGTAGGGCTCACCGAGCAGGAGGCCCGGGCGGCCGGCCACCGCGTGAAGATCACCAGCCAGCCCGTGGCCGAGATCATCGCCATGCCCCGCGCCTACGTCGTCGAGGAAACACGCGGGATGATGAAGTTCGTCATCGACGCCGCCACGGACCAGATCCTGGGTGCCGCGCTCCTGAGTACCGACGCGCAAGAGCTCATCAACACCGTCGCCCTCGCCATGCGGCACGGCATCACAGCCACCGAGCTGCGCGAGTCCGTCTACACACACCCCAGTTCCACAGAAGCCTTCAACGACGTCCTGGGGGCCGTAGTCCGCTCCGACCACTAGCCGGTGCGGCCGGGGCCGGGCGCGGCGCCGCACAGCAGCGCCCGGCCCTGCGCATGCGTATTCGGACGGCCCGTCACTGCGTCAGCCACCGTGACGGCAATGCCGTACTACCGGCCGGCCAGAGGCAGCTGCCCTCCCTCCCACCCCTCGACCCCTTCGATAGCGATGTCGCCCCTTGCTCAGGGCTCGCACGAGGAGAACGCATTGATGGAGCACCACCCGCTCGTCCTCGATCCGACAGGTCGCCGTAGGCTGCAGGAAGAACAAGTCCTTCACGCTCTGGACGGGCCGGTCCTCGTCGACATCCTCGGCGAGAAGGCCTGGGCCATAGGGAGCCAGGAGCTGCTCATGCGTCTCCTCACCGACGACCGAGTCTCCAAGGACCCCCGCCGGCACTGGCCGCGCTTCATCTCAGGCGAGATCGTCGGCAAGTGGCCGCTGTACATCCAGGTGGCCGTGAACAACATGTTCACGGCTTACGGGGCCGACCACCGCCGCCTGCGGCGACTGGTCAGCCCGGCCTTCTCCACCCGCCGGAC containing:
- a CDS encoding ATP-binding protein; translated protein: MLHLQRSFDPTPRSVAQARGFVGSAVACHLDPSRSDDLRICVSELASNALIHAETSFTVRICIDRHGCVRLEVHDQDRNRPQATAALPRDRRATTGRGMFIVERLADDWGVELSATGGKCVWSQFAGRQATGAHNACGTPSPARPAPLPAGAGAPLLPHPVRAAVSSAALRASRAEPGQ
- a CDS encoding alpha/beta fold hydrolase encodes the protein MSVVHHRTTAVDGLDVFYREAGNPHAPAIVLLHGFPTSSHMFRNLIPKLADTHRVIAPDMVGFGQSAMPKVDEFDYTFDRLTDVTAALLQQLGVERYAVYVQDYGAPLAWRLAARSPESITGIITQNGNAYTDGFVSPFWDGLFAYADNPTDETEAPLRGALTLAMTRWQYVNGVKDTSLVSPDSWTVDQALLDRPGNDAIQLALFRDYASNVALYPHVHEYFRTSQVPLLAVWGANDEIFGPDGARAFRRDLPDAEIHLLESGHFALESHLEEIAGHIRGFLARIPA
- a CDS encoding FAD-dependent oxidoreductase; protein product: MNIGNDVMKADVLVIGFGKGGKAVAAKMGALGKTVVLVERSEHMYGGTCPNVGCVPTKALVHQANKRRPEDSLQDWYERSVGEVQALTSLFRAGNYEGLNGMDTVRVVTGNARFEDSHTVTVTGSDGPLTITGDVILINTGSEPVVPDIPGLQGSSRMATSTQLIESSTLPRRLAIIGGGYLGLEFASIYRRFGSEVTVLEAGADILRREDGDVAGAVKSILSEDGVRLVTGARVLEVIDDPAEAVVVYEQDGTKRRVEADAVLIAAGRRPVTAELNLEAAGVDVSPTGGVEVDRHLRSSQPHIFALGDVNGGPQFTYISLDDSRIVLDQLTGDGTRSTDDRVAVPHTLFITPPLATVGLTEQEARAAGHRVKITSQPVAEIIAMPRAYVVEETRGMMKFVIDAATDQILGAALLSTDAQELINTVALAMRHGITATELRESVYTHPSSTEAFNDVLGAVVRSDH